From Alloacidobacterium dinghuense:
TCCGCGCTTAATATACGCTTCGAGAGCAGCCTTTTCCTCATCGATGAGATAGCCTGCATCTCCCTTGTAGATAATCACGACGTCGGCGTGCTCCAGATCTGCGGCGCGGGGTGCGTGCAGGGCCCCGTCGACTACGGCGCCATGTTCGGTAAGAAGCTTGCTCCAGTCAGCAAGGAACTGCGGATAGTCATGCTGTCCCGGCTGGTGGGATTTGAGCCCGGCCCATATGTAGATGTGCATTCCGGTGGGATTCTGATCCCACGGGCGCGGCGCCTGCGCATTGGCGCTCGTGGCCTGGCAATTGGCCTGCGGCGTCAGCACAGCGGTGAATGCAAGTAGCAGAAGAAGAGCCAGCGGCATGAGGTCGCAATATCTTTTCTTTGCATAGAACGCCCCTATGGTCCGCTGGAGTGTAAGTGAATATTGGAGACAATCTGGACGGATACCCAAAACAGAGCTCTCGTTAAAGTCTACAGGTGGCGATGCTTCACGAAACATCTCAAAGCGCACCATAGATACTAGATTCGGATTCGGCCTGTCAATTCGGCGCCGAGCCACTCTTGGGAAAAGACCTTGCCAGATAGGCGGAAATTTCATCAAACTCCTCATCGGTAGCAACCGCTCCGCGACCAGCCATTGTTTGAACAAGATCATTCCACTCCTTCGCGTCCATATGTCGCGTGGCCGACCAGTTCGCCGAGTGGCACCCGGAGCAAACCCTGAGCATGAGCTCCCGTCCTGGACCGGGAGGAAAGAGAGATGCCTGGGTGGCAGCCGGTTCCACGGCGATATCAGGCTTGCCAGAGCCTGCGGAAGCAGCTGGCTCTGGCTGCGTAGCTATGTGGCTCTCCAAAACAGAGGAGACGGCATTCGATCCTGATAGTGAATAGGCAATGACTGCATCGCTGAGGAGCGGGGCGCCGATAAGACCGCCCCCAGTTGCAACAACAGCCACATATTGAGTCCCGCGTTCATCTGCGTAGGTGATGGGTGTGGACTCGGCGGCCGCCGGAAGCTTTACCGTCCAGATTTCCTTGCCCGTTTTTTCATCGAAGGCACGGAAGCGAGCGTCGTCTGTGGCGCCGATGAAGATGAGTCCGCTCGCCGTAACGATGGCTCCGCCCAGACCTGGCCGGCCCGTATCCTGCTTGCCTTCGGGCAAGCTGTCGGTCACTCCGAGCGTGGATCTCCAGGCGATTTTTCCGGTGTTGACGTTCACTGCAACCAATTGTCCCCAGGGAGTCGGTGTACAGGGCAAGTGATTGGCAGGATTCCAAAAGCGTTGCATACCAGCAAGTGGACCGGAGTTGATGTAGCTCCCGTCTGGATTACGAATGATGCGCATCGGCTGCGCGAGATTGTTTACGTTGACAATAAAGAAGCCCGACTTCGGATCGAAGGCTCCGCCGTAGTAATTGACGCCACCCTGCGTGCCGGGCATGGGGACGGTGTAACGGTCGAGTTGAGTCGGCGTAAATTCAACCTCGCCCAGCAGCATATCGTTGTCGTCAACGTACTTCTCGCACCATGCCTTATGCTCCGGAGTGTCTTTGTAGAGATTCGACCGGCTCAGCGTCACCTGAGAAAGCGGTTCCGGCAGGACCGGAACGGGCTGGGTAGGGGACGTCTGCTCACCCGGCACGTTGCTCTTTGGAACAGACCGTTCTATCACATCGTAGATTGGCTTGCCGGTGACACGATTGAGAATGAACATCAATCCATTCTTGTTGACCGTGGCGACAGCCGGAATGATTTCGGCGCCATGTCTTACGTTGAACAGAGTTGGAGGCGATTGCGTGTCCATGTCCCAGATGTCATGGTGAACTACCTGGAAATACCACAGCAATTTGCCAGTATCAGCCTTGACGGCCACGAGAGAGGAGCCAAATAAATTATCGCCGGGGCGATCCACGCCGACGCGGTCATTGTTCGGAGCTCCGAAGGGCATGTAGAGAATGCCGCGCTCCACATCGACGGTCATGTAACCCCAGACGTTTACACCCGAACGGTTCTTCCAACTGTCTCCTGCCCAGGTCTCATGCCCTTTCTCTCCGGGAAGAGGTACGGAGTGAAACGTCCAGACAAGTTTGCCGGTTCTTGCATCCCAGGCGCGCGTGTCGCCTGCTGGCCCTAAGCCTCCATCCTTACCGCCCGGTCCTTCACCGGGCCCCGCGCCAGTTATGATCAAGTTCTTGTATATGGTGGGCGGCGACGGCAGGATATAACTCTTGTCGATGCCAGTCCTCATCACCTCCGGCGTTTTCAGGTTAACCATTCCGTTAACGCCGAAGCTCGCATTGAGATGGCCGGTTGCCGCGCTGATTGAGTACATTCTTCCGCGGCGCGTCCCGAAGATGATCGCCGCGCCGGAACTACCTTCTCCGGGCCAATATGCTGCGCCGCGCAAGGAAGCGTTATCACCATCCGGAATCTCGAAGACCCACTTCTCCTGGCCCGTCGATGAATCCAACGCAACCACGCGGCTGTAAGGTGTGACCACATACATGGTTTGACCGACCACCAGCGGTTGATCTTCAGACTGGTGGAAGCCCGCTCCGCTGTAGGAACGCTTGGCGTCAGCATGACTCGGTTCCACCTTCGTGACGGGTCTCATGTGATAAACCCAGGCAATCTTCAGGTCACGAACGTTTCTCGGCGTGATCTGGATCAGAGTCGAATACCGCTCTCCTCCCGGGTCATGGCCGACCATCGGCCAGTCTGCGGGTGCGTCCAAAGACGCCGATCCAAGTGTTGAGTCATTTTGACCTCCTGTGCCAGAGGCAAGGAGCGGTATAAACAACAACAAGCAAACCAGGCCGCTCGACGATATCTTTCTCAGGCAAGGCAGGCGCCGAATGGTGCACACCGGCGCGAAGATTTTCGTGAGTGTTTGTTTCCCGATCACCCGGTATCCCTAAGCTAGTGGAGGCGTATCAAATTGTAGAAGGCATGGCACGATTTCGGCCATATTCGCCGCAAATTGTGAATGCTGGTTGGACGTGATCTAAAATCTCCATTTGGTCGTCTGAA
This genomic window contains:
- a CDS encoding PQQ-binding-like beta-propeller repeat protein → MDAPADWPMVGHDPGGERYSTLIQITPRNVRDLKIAWVYHMRPVTKVEPSHADAKRSYSGAGFHQSEDQPLVVGQTMYVVTPYSRVVALDSSTGQEKWVFEIPDGDNASLRGAAYWPGEGSSGAAIIFGTRRGRMYSISAATGHLNASFGVNGMVNLKTPEVMRTGIDKSYILPSPPTIYKNLIITGAGPGEGPGGKDGGLGPAGDTRAWDARTGKLVWTFHSVPLPGEKGHETWAGDSWKNRSGVNVWGYMTVDVERGILYMPFGAPNNDRVGVDRPGDNLFGSSLVAVKADTGKLLWYFQVVHHDIWDMDTQSPPTLFNVRHGAEIIPAVATVNKNGLMFILNRVTGKPIYDVIERSVPKSNVPGEQTSPTQPVPVLPEPLSQVTLSRSNLYKDTPEHKAWCEKYVDDNDMLLGEVEFTPTQLDRYTVPMPGTQGGVNYYGGAFDPKSGFFIVNVNNLAQPMRIIRNPDGSYINSGPLAGMQRFWNPANHLPCTPTPWGQLVAVNVNTGKIAWRSTLGVTDSLPEGKQDTGRPGLGGAIVTASGLIFIGATDDARFRAFDEKTGKEIWTVKLPAAAESTPITYADERGTQYVAVVATGGGLIGAPLLSDAVIAYSLSGSNAVSSVLESHIATQPEPAASAGSGKPDIAVEPAATQASLFPPGPGRELMLRVCSGCHSANWSATRHMDAKEWNDLVQTMAGRGAVATDEEFDEISAYLARSFPKSGSAPN